One window from the genome of Acuticoccus sp. I52.16.1 encodes:
- a CDS encoding electron transfer flavoprotein subunit beta/FixA family protein, which produces MKVLVPVKRVVDYNVKIRVKPDGSGVDLANVKMSMNPFDEIAVEEALRLKEAGTATEVVAVSIGPAKAQETLRTALAMGADRAILVQTDETVEPLDVAKILKGIVGEEAPGLVILGKQAIDDDCNQTGQMLAALLGWAQGTFASKVEVAGESIKVTREIDGGLQTIDLKAPAIVTTDLRLNEPRYASLPNIMKAKKKPLDTKAPTDFGVEVKPRLVVEKTEPPAQRQAGVKVSSVEELVDKLKNEAGVI; this is translated from the coding sequence ATGAAGGTTCTTGTCCCCGTCAAGCGGGTCGTCGACTACAACGTCAAGATCCGAGTGAAGCCCGACGGCTCCGGGGTCGATCTGGCGAATGTGAAAATGAGCATGAACCCGTTCGACGAGATCGCCGTCGAAGAGGCGCTTCGGCTCAAGGAAGCGGGGACCGCGACCGAGGTCGTGGCCGTGTCGATCGGTCCGGCCAAAGCGCAGGAGACGCTGCGCACGGCGCTCGCGATGGGCGCCGACCGTGCCATCCTGGTCCAGACCGACGAGACCGTCGAGCCGCTGGACGTCGCCAAGATCCTCAAGGGCATCGTCGGCGAAGAGGCGCCGGGGCTGGTCATTCTCGGCAAGCAGGCGATCGACGACGACTGCAACCAGACGGGCCAGATGCTGGCCGCGCTCCTGGGCTGGGCTCAGGGCACCTTCGCCTCCAAGGTCGAGGTCGCGGGCGAGAGCATCAAGGTCACGCGCGAGATCGACGGCGGCCTGCAGACGATCGACCTGAAGGCCCCCGCCATCGTCACGACGGACCTGCGCCTCAACGAGCCGCGCTACGCGTCGCTGCCGAACATCATGAAGGCGAAAAAGAAGCCGCTCGACACCAAGGCGCCGACCGATTTCGGCGTCGAGGTGAAGCCGCGCCTCGTCGTGGAGAAGACCGAACCGCCGGCACAGCGCCAGGCGGGCGTGAAGGTCTCCTCGGTCGAGGAGCTCGTCGACAAGCTGAAGAACGAGGCCGGGGTCATCTGA
- a CDS encoding OB-fold nucleic acid binding domain-containing protein, with product MWLTSIALFIIAASADAARAADDCFGPGEPATVAAAAGPLTLRLADGRLLRLADLSPADPGAAPALAALTGADVLLRPLRGEVVADRHGRLLGDVVPKATTESLRAQLLARGLALVDPAVMSEGCLETSFMAERRAERAAKGVWSQRHPVLSAGAPDRFARIGQTVLVEGTVLSVGRSSRTIFLNFGADWRTDFTAMIVQGTLVKWVEEPGTLTGARVRVRGVLEAWNGGLVKVEHPAQIERLDASRGRP from the coding sequence GTGTGGCTGACGAGCATCGCCCTCTTCATCATCGCCGCGTCGGCCGATGCCGCGCGGGCCGCCGACGACTGCTTCGGCCCCGGCGAGCCGGCCACCGTGGCCGCCGCCGCAGGCCCGTTGACGCTGCGCCTCGCCGATGGCCGCCTCCTGCGCCTGGCCGATCTTTCGCCCGCCGATCCCGGCGCCGCGCCCGCCTTGGCCGCACTGACGGGCGCGGACGTGCTCCTGCGCCCGCTCCGGGGCGAGGTCGTCGCCGACCGCCACGGGCGCCTCCTCGGTGACGTTGTTCCGAAAGCCACAACCGAGAGCCTGCGTGCGCAACTGCTGGCGCGCGGCCTTGCGCTCGTCGATCCGGCTGTTATGTCGGAAGGGTGCCTTGAGACGTCGTTCATGGCCGAGCGGCGCGCGGAACGAGCTGCGAAGGGAGTGTGGTCGCAACGCCATCCCGTTCTGTCAGCCGGTGCGCCGGATCGTTTCGCGCGTATCGGCCAGACCGTCCTCGTCGAGGGGACGGTGCTGAGCGTGGGGCGGTCGAGCCGGACGATTTTTCTGAATTTCGGCGCGGATTGGCGGACCGACTTCACCGCCATGATCGTGCAAGGGACCTTAGTGAAGTGGGTGGAAGAACCCGGCACGCTGACAGGCGCGCGGGTTCGAGTAAGGGGTGTTCTGGAAGCGTGGAACGGCGGCTTGGTCAAGGTCGAGCATCCCGCGCAGATCGAGCGCTTGGACGCCTCGCGAGGGCGTCCGTAG
- a CDS encoding electron transfer flavoprotein subunit alpha/FixB family protein, which yields MTTLLIAEQTGGKLDDSAKKALAAAAQLGAPVHVLIAGDGADGAARQAAALDGVATVLTVTGEPYAHGLAEPLADLVVSLAGDYDAIATASTTFGKNVMPRVAALLDVMQISDVMEVVSADTFKRPIYAGNAIQTVKSTDPKKVMTIRTASFQAAGEGGSAEVKAIDGAADPGLSTFVGEEVAASDRPELASAKRIVSGGRALGSEEKFKEVMEPLADALGAAIGASRAAVDAGYAPNDWQVGQTGKVVAPELYVACGISGAIQHLAGMKDSKVIVAINKDEEAPIFQVADYGLVGDLFTVIPELKAELEKKAS from the coding sequence ATGACGACGCTACTGATCGCCGAGCAGACCGGCGGCAAGCTCGATGATTCCGCCAAGAAGGCGCTCGCCGCCGCCGCCCAGCTCGGCGCCCCGGTGCATGTCCTGATCGCCGGCGACGGGGCCGACGGCGCCGCCCGGCAGGCCGCGGCGCTGGACGGCGTCGCGACCGTGCTCACCGTGACGGGCGAGCCCTATGCGCACGGCCTCGCCGAGCCGCTCGCCGACCTCGTCGTGTCGCTCGCGGGCGACTACGACGCGATCGCGACCGCCTCGACCACGTTCGGCAAGAACGTCATGCCGCGTGTCGCCGCGCTGCTCGACGTGATGCAGATCTCGGACGTGATGGAGGTCGTCTCCGCGGACACCTTCAAGCGGCCGATCTACGCCGGCAACGCGATCCAGACCGTGAAATCGACCGACCCGAAGAAGGTCATGACCATCCGCACCGCCTCCTTCCAGGCGGCCGGCGAGGGCGGCTCGGCCGAGGTGAAGGCGATCGACGGCGCGGCCGACCCCGGCCTCTCGACCTTCGTCGGTGAGGAAGTCGCCGCGTCCGACCGGCCCGAGCTCGCCTCGGCCAAGCGGATCGTCTCCGGCGGCCGCGCGCTCGGCTCGGAGGAGAAGTTCAAGGAAGTCATGGAGCCGCTCGCCGATGCGCTGGGCGCGGCCATCGGCGCCTCGCGCGCCGCGGTCGACGCCGGCTACGCGCCGAACGACTGGCAGGTCGGTCAGACCGGCAAGGTCGTCGCGCCGGAGCTTTATGTCGCCTGCGGAATTTCAGGTGCCATTCAGCATTTGGCCGGTATGAAAGACTCGAAGGTCATCGTGGCGATCAACAAGGACGAGGAGGCTCCCATTTTCCAAGTTGCGGACTATGGCCTCGTGGGTGATCTGTTCACCGTGATTCCCGAGCTGAAAGCCGAGCTCGAGAAGAAGGCCTCTTGA
- a CDS encoding argininosuccinate synthase, translating to MTDLKKIVLAYSGGLDTSIILKWLQTTYGAEVVTFTADLGQGEELEPARKKAEMMGCREIYVEDLRETFVKDYVFPMMRANALYEGVYLLGTSIARPLIAKRQIEIAHETGADAVCHGATGKGNDQVRFELGYAALDPKIKVIAPWRDWEFKSRTDLIEFARLNQIPVTKDKEGEAPFSVDANLLHSSSEGKILEDPAVAPPSIVYQRTISPMDAPDEATEISIDFKEGDGVALNGEAMSPATLLTALNKLGHDNGIGRLDLVENRFVGMKSRGVYETPGGTIYHAAHRAMESLTLDRGAAHLKDELMPRYAELLYNGFWFSPEREMLQAAIDQSQKDVEGRVTLTLYKGNVIVSGRSSPRSLYQEKIVTFEDDAGAYDQKDAAGFIRLNGLRLRILADRDKG from the coding sequence ATGACTGACCTGAAAAAGATCGTCCTCGCCTACTCCGGTGGTCTCGACACCTCCATCATCCTCAAGTGGTTGCAGACCACTTACGGCGCGGAGGTGGTGACCTTCACCGCCGACCTCGGCCAGGGCGAGGAGCTGGAGCCGGCACGCAAGAAGGCCGAGATGATGGGCTGCCGCGAGATCTACGTCGAGGATCTGCGCGAGACCTTCGTGAAGGACTACGTGTTCCCGATGATGCGCGCCAACGCGCTCTACGAGGGCGTCTACCTTCTCGGCACCTCCATCGCGCGCCCGCTGATCGCCAAGCGGCAGATCGAGATCGCGCACGAGACCGGGGCGGACGCGGTCTGTCACGGCGCCACCGGCAAGGGCAACGATCAGGTCCGCTTCGAGCTGGGCTACGCGGCGCTCGACCCCAAGATCAAGGTCATCGCCCCGTGGCGCGACTGGGAGTTCAAGTCCCGGACCGACCTGATCGAGTTCGCCAGGCTGAACCAGATCCCGGTGACGAAGGACAAGGAAGGCGAGGCGCCGTTCTCGGTCGACGCCAACCTCCTGCACTCGTCCTCCGAGGGCAAGATCCTGGAAGACCCGGCCGTCGCGCCGCCCAGCATCGTCTACCAGCGCACGATCAGCCCGATGGACGCGCCCGACGAGGCGACCGAAATCTCGATCGACTTCAAGGAAGGCGACGGCGTGGCGCTGAACGGCGAGGCGATGAGCCCGGCGACGCTCCTCACCGCGCTCAACAAGCTCGGCCACGACAACGGCATCGGCCGGCTCGACCTCGTCGAGAACCGCTTCGTCGGCATGAAGTCGCGCGGCGTCTACGAGACGCCCGGCGGCACGATCTACCACGCCGCCCACCGCGCGATGGAGAGCCTGACGCTGGACCGCGGCGCCGCGCACCTCAAGGACGAGCTGATGCCGCGCTATGCGGAGCTCCTCTACAACGGCTTCTGGTTCTCGCCCGAGCGCGAGATGCTGCAGGCGGCGATCGACCAGTCGCAGAAGGATGTCGAGGGCCGCGTGACGCTGACCCTCTACAAGGGCAACGTGATCGTCTCGGGCCGCTCCAGCCCCAGGTCGCTCTACCAGGAGAAGATCGTGACGTTCGAGGACGATGCGGGCGCCTACGACCAGAAGGACGCCGCCGGCTTCATCCGCCTCAACGGCCTGCGCCTGCGCATCCTGGCCGACCGCGACAAGGGCTGA
- a CDS encoding cob(I)yrinic acid a,c-diamide adenosyltransferase, producing MVTLNKIYTRTGDDGSTGLGSGERRSKFDLRVSAYGTVDETNAVIGCARAACTDRLLGDMLMRVQNDLFDLGADLATPSGTDLPYDPLRIDASQVTRLEREIDLLNARLDPLKSFVLPGGTMLSAQLHLARTVCRRAERLIVELAQTETVGEPALRYINRLSDLLFVAARVANEDGKADVLWVPGQSRSG from the coding sequence ATGGTAACGCTGAACAAGATCTACACGCGCACCGGCGATGACGGGTCCACCGGCCTGGGCTCCGGCGAGCGGCGCTCGAAGTTCGACCTGCGCGTCTCCGCCTACGGGACCGTGGACGAAACCAACGCCGTGATCGGTTGTGCCCGCGCCGCCTGCACGGACCGGCTCCTGGGCGACATGCTGATGCGCGTTCAGAACGACCTGTTCGACCTCGGTGCCGACCTCGCGACACCCAGCGGCACCGACCTGCCCTACGATCCCTTGCGCATCGACGCCTCGCAGGTGACGCGGCTGGAGCGGGAGATCGACCTGCTCAACGCCCGCCTCGATCCCTTGAAATCGTTCGTGTTGCCGGGCGGGACGATGCTGTCGGCGCAGCTGCATCTGGCACGCACCGTCTGCCGCCGCGCCGAGCGGCTGATCGTCGAGCTGGCGCAGACCGAAACGGTTGGCGAACCGGCCCTGCGCTATATCAATAGGCTATCGGACCTATTGTTCGTCGCCGCACGCGTTGCCAACGAGGACGGGAAGGCCGATGTCCTCTGGGTTCCGGGACAGAGCCGGAGCGGTTAA
- a CDS encoding M48 family metalloprotease: MGEIVDRLMAAGDPAPRQVQVTILNSPAINAFALPTGDVYVTRGLIALATDESELAAVISHEIAHVTADHARARARQAEAAALARRVSEVVIDPDIAQDTRKTADLSLATFSQQQELEADRLGVERLAKAGFDPFAAARFLQAMASFAALPSLSTATETKPGFLSSHPSTPARVSNAKRVARQFGAPGLGQRARSRYLRALNGMLYGDDPSEGYVRGREFAHIELGIAFTVPEGYVLKNTSQAVLATDGEHTAIRFDAVGLPDGTELAPYLRSGWVKGLVEDSVRMERVDGLEAATASALVEGWSFRIGVIRDRNRVFRFIFASSRPASAYESAFRRTLMSFRLLSPSQRAMMRPLRVRIVGVRPNETEATLAERMTGVEPSMKVPLFRVLNGLEDRTLEAGELVKLITE; encoded by the coding sequence GTGGGCGAGATCGTCGACCGGCTGATGGCCGCCGGCGACCCCGCGCCGCGCCAGGTCCAGGTCACCATCCTCAATTCCCCCGCGATCAATGCCTTCGCGCTGCCGACGGGTGATGTCTACGTCACGCGCGGACTGATCGCGCTGGCGACCGACGAGAGCGAACTGGCGGCCGTCATCTCGCACGAAATCGCCCACGTCACCGCCGACCATGCCCGAGCCCGCGCCCGCCAGGCCGAGGCCGCCGCCCTCGCGCGCCGCGTCAGCGAGGTGGTGATCGACCCCGACATCGCGCAGGATACCCGCAAGACCGCCGATCTCAGCCTCGCGACCTTCAGCCAGCAGCAGGAGCTGGAGGCGGACCGGCTGGGCGTGGAGCGCCTCGCCAAGGCCGGGTTCGACCCGTTCGCCGCCGCGCGCTTCCTGCAGGCGATGGCGTCCTTCGCCGCCCTCCCCTCGCTCAGCACCGCCACGGAGACCAAGCCCGGCTTCCTCTCCTCGCATCCCTCGACGCCGGCGCGCGTGTCCAACGCCAAGCGCGTGGCGCGCCAGTTCGGGGCGCCGGGGCTTGGCCAGCGCGCCCGCTCGCGTTACCTGCGCGCCCTCAACGGCATGCTCTATGGCGACGACCCCAGCGAGGGGTACGTGCGCGGGCGCGAGTTCGCGCACATCGAGCTGGGCATCGCCTTCACGGTGCCGGAGGGGTACGTCCTCAAGAACACCTCGCAGGCGGTTCTGGCGACGGACGGCGAGCACACAGCGATCCGGTTCGACGCGGTGGGGCTGCCGGACGGCACCGAGCTGGCCCCCTACCTGCGGTCGGGCTGGGTGAAGGGCCTCGTCGAAGATTCGGTCCGGATGGAGCGGGTCGACGGGCTGGAGGCGGCGACCGCCTCGGCGCTGGTGGAGGGCTGGTCGTTCCGCATCGGCGTGATCCGCGACCGCAACCGCGTGTTCCGCTTCATCTTCGCCTCGTCGCGGCCGGCGTCCGCCTACGAGAGCGCGTTCCGGCGGACGCTGATGTCGTTCCGCCTGCTCTCACCGTCGCAGCGGGCGATGATGCGGCCGCTGCGCGTGCGGATCGTCGGCGTGCGTCCGAACGAGACGGAGGCGACGCTGGCCGAGCGCATGACCGGTGTCGAACCTTCGATGAAGGTGCCGCTGTTCCGGGTGCTGAACGGCCTCGAAGACCGCACGCTGGAAGCCGGCGAGCTGGTGAAGCTCATCACCGAATGA
- a CDS encoding 3-hydroxybutyryl-CoA dehydrogenase yields the protein MSDITSIGVIGAGQMGNGIAHVAALAGFDVYLHDVARERIQSGLATITGNMARQVSSGRIEDVERKAAVQRIHGSENMDELADVDLVIEAVTENEQLKRKIYAQVCPLLKPEAVLATNTSSISITRLAAATDRPERFIGIHFMNPVPVMEFVELVRGIATADETFKLAAGFVERLGKVSATAEDFPAFIVNRILLPMINEAIYTLYEGVGSVEAIDVAMRLGANHKMGPLQLADFIGLDTCLSIMQVLYDGLADSKYRPCPLLVKYVEAGWVGRKAGRGFYDYRGETPVPTR from the coding sequence ATGAGCGACATTACCAGCATCGGCGTCATCGGCGCCGGGCAGATGGGCAACGGCATCGCGCACGTCGCGGCGCTCGCGGGGTTCGACGTCTACCTCCACGACGTCGCGCGCGAGCGCATCCAGTCGGGTCTGGCGACGATCACCGGCAACATGGCCCGGCAAGTCTCCTCCGGCCGGATCGAGGATGTCGAGCGCAAGGCCGCCGTGCAGCGCATCCACGGGTCCGAGAACATGGACGAGCTGGCGGACGTCGACCTCGTGATCGAGGCGGTGACCGAGAACGAGCAGCTCAAGCGCAAGATCTACGCGCAGGTCTGTCCGCTCCTGAAGCCCGAGGCGGTGCTCGCCACCAACACCTCGTCGATCTCCATCACCCGTCTCGCCGCGGCGACCGACCGGCCGGAGCGCTTCATCGGCATCCATTTCATGAACCCCGTCCCGGTGATGGAGTTCGTGGAGCTGGTGCGCGGCATCGCCACCGCGGACGAAACCTTCAAGCTCGCCGCCGGATTCGTGGAGCGGCTGGGCAAGGTGTCGGCGACGGCGGAGGACTTCCCCGCCTTCATCGTCAACCGCATCCTGCTGCCGATGATCAACGAGGCGATCTACACCCTCTACGAGGGCGTCGGCTCGGTCGAGGCGATCGACGTGGCGATGCGGCTGGGCGCTAACCACAAGATGGGCCCCCTGCAGCTGGCCGACTTCATCGGCCTCGACACCTGCCTGTCCATCATGCAGGTGCTGTACGACGGGCTCGCCGATTCCAAGTACCGCCCGTGCCCGCTTCTGGTGAAATACGTCGAAGCGGGGTGGGTGGGGCGCAAAGCCGGCCGCGGCTTCTACGACTATCGGGGCGAGACCCCGGTCCCGACGCGGTGA
- a CDS encoding twin transmembrane helix small protein: protein MPTFVIFITVVLAAAVAIVLLAGLWNMVRGGSPNRSQALMRMRVLLQFIAIVIAMTALYFTSG, encoded by the coding sequence ATGCCGACCTTCGTCATCTTCATCACCGTCGTTCTGGCCGCCGCGGTCGCCATCGTCCTCCTCGCGGGGCTCTGGAACATGGTGCGCGGCGGGTCGCCGAATCGCTCTCAGGCATTGATGCGGATGCGCGTTCTCCTACAGTTCATCGCGATCGTGATCGCGATGACGGCCCTTTATTTCACGTCCGGGTAA